The following coding sequences are from one Clarias gariepinus isolate MV-2021 ecotype Netherlands chromosome 19, CGAR_prim_01v2, whole genome shotgun sequence window:
- the taf9 gene encoding transcription initiation factor TFIID subunit 9: MASPKTVPKDAQVMMQILKDMGITEYEPRVINQMLEFTYRYVTTIIEDAKIYATHAKKSTVDADDIRLAIQCRMDQSFTSPPPRDFLLEVARQKNQTPLPLIKPYAGPRLPPDRYCLTAPNYRLKSLQKKVSSSAGRITVPRLSVGAVSSRPSTPTLATPSVQTMGSKVGTPVSLTGQRFTVQIPSSQATSAKSATPTTPGTVQNVLINPSLIGSKNILITTNMVSQNSSGDSGSLKRKHEDDDDYDAS; this comes from the exons ATGGCGTCTCCGAAAACTGTTCCTAAAGATGCACAG GTTATGATGCAGATTTTGAAAGACATGGGAATCACGGAGTATGAACCGCGAGTCATTAATCAGATGTTGGAGTTCACGTACA GGTATGTCACAACTATAATCGAAGATGCCAAAATATACGCCACTCACGCTAAGAAGTCGACTGTGGATGCAGATGACATACGGTTAGCCATCCAGTGTCGAATGGATCAGTCCTTCACCTCTCCTCCGCCACGAGAC TTTCTACTCGAGGTTGCCAGGCAGAAGAATCAAACCCCTCTGCCCTTGATCAAGCCTTACGCAGGTCCTCGTCTTCCGCCAGACCGTTACTGCTTAACTGCGCCAAACTACAGGCTCAAGTCACTGCAGAAAAAG GTGTCTTCCTCTGCGGGGAGAATTACAGTGCCGCGTCTCAGTGTGGGGGCCGTGTCCAGTAGACCAAGCACGCCAACTCTTG CCACCCCTTCGGTGCAGACAATGGGCTCTAAAGTAGGGACGCCGGTATCACTAACAGGACAGCGCTTCACAGTTCAGATCCCGTCATCTCAAGCTACATCTGCGAAGTCAG CTACGCCGACCACCCCAGGCACGGTCCAGAACGTCCTCATTAACCCCTCTCTCATCGGCTCCAAGAACATCCTAATCACAACCAACATGGTGTCCCAGAACTCCTCCGGTGACTCGGGCTCgctgaaaagaaaacatgaagATGACGACGATTACGATGCCTCGTGA